GGAATGGCCGTGTACGAACAGAAGACGAAGGAAAACGATCGCAGCGTGATCGAATTTATCGATCGGATCGGCAATCCGGGCAAACGTGCGGACGCGTATAAGCTGCTCGAGATTTTCGAGGAAACGTCCGGCTTTCCGGCCAAAATGTGGGGGCCGAGCATCATCGGCTTCGGTTCGTACCATTACAAATATGAATCCGGCCACGAGGGCGATGCGCCGCTGGTCGGGTTTTCGCCGCGGAAAGCGAAAATCAGCCTC
This genomic window from Paenibacillus humicola contains:
- a CDS encoding DUF1801 domain-containing protein; the protein is MYEQKTKENDRSVIEFIDRIGNPGKRADAYKLLEIFEETSGFPAKMWGPSIIGFGSYHYKYESGHEGDAPLVGFSPRKAKISLYFATGDPEREALLNDFGKHTAGKGCVYVNKMEDIEVDVLKRLIARSIAFLTERYPK